One Granulicella sp. 5B5 DNA window includes the following coding sequences:
- a CDS encoding M14 family zinc carboxypeptidase → MTSWNRVVPFVAALCVCAVVSAAAQSLDGNYARDPNQPIDKAYSAKIAEYTTDPHFLSPLVSELPASKTVPTPEKLLGDVSGAPNTLPYAEDVYKYFRLLAASTPRVQVFTIGHTEEGREQIAVAIADESLLKGAKENNERMAKLGDPRTIGLDDAKARPLIDASYPVYYITGTIHSTETGAPTALMELAYRLAVDDSPYIKYIRSHMIVLITPVVEVDGRDRMVDIYKWHRAHPTEQWPRLAYWGHYVAHDNNRDAMGMTLDLTRNVLNTYLDWHALVLHDLHESEPFLYDNTIGDGPYNAWVDPMLADEWAEIGWNNVAQMQSLGMPGVYTHGDFDTWSPGYLMFLAAMHNGISRLYETFGNGGADTEKRILSPEEYSRTWYRQNPPYPVVMWSQRDNNNYEETALLTTLNYFAQHSRHFVEDYYIKSKRSVEKPTLDGPAAYVLPANVAEANRQLQLLEVMKRQHVEVQQLSEATTVTLPAAKRGEKPTTETVPAGSYVVRMDQPYARAADALLDRQYWAPDDPQKHPYDDTGWCFSELFNLHVLRVTDAKMLDAKMSLVAEPKVADVAGAGPVLAIDNTTQVSLLGLVYKLKGTKIAVAEKGFEADGKHFNAGSLLMDASDDAEKTMRQLQLTGVRLAAMPTVATHPAVTPRIAFMHTWQGTQTEGWWRYAFDHVGVPYDYMSTQTVAKMDDLRAKYDVIVFAPVGRSSFDSIVNGMPKYGNALPWEKTALTPNLGRLDSTADMRDGLGYDGLAHLRAFVEKGGLLITCEDTARFAVEAGLAPGVTVAPAGQTRVVGSVLNTVFVSSQSPVAWGYGVSVPVMSAEGMAFNVSNTVGGGGGRVLMDPYARRPTGRGSVDDSDTVQGRKAVEPERLVKQKPWEPRPLNEDQMRNNPSVIPVAMRPEVVLRFADAKSLLGSGLLEHGEAIAEHAVVVDAHVGEGNVLLFGNNPVYRGETVGSYPLVFNAILNFGHLERSAAAK, encoded by the coding sequence ATGACTTCGTGGAACCGGGTTGTCCCTTTTGTTGCGGCGTTGTGTGTGTGCGCCGTTGTCTCCGCTGCAGCGCAGAGCCTGGATGGCAACTATGCGCGGGACCCGAACCAGCCGATCGACAAGGCGTACAGCGCGAAGATTGCGGAGTACACGACGGACCCGCATTTTCTTTCGCCGCTGGTGAGCGAACTGCCGGCGTCGAAGACGGTACCGACGCCTGAGAAGCTGCTGGGGGATGTGTCCGGCGCGCCGAACACGCTGCCGTATGCGGAGGATGTGTACAAGTACTTCCGATTGCTGGCTGCGAGCACGCCGCGGGTGCAGGTGTTCACGATTGGGCATACGGAGGAAGGCCGCGAGCAGATTGCAGTGGCGATTGCCGATGAGAGCCTGCTGAAGGGGGCGAAGGAAAACAATGAGCGGATGGCGAAGCTGGGCGATCCGCGGACGATTGGGCTGGACGATGCGAAGGCGCGGCCGCTGATCGATGCTTCGTATCCGGTGTACTACATTACGGGGACGATCCACTCGACGGAGACGGGAGCGCCGACGGCGTTGATGGAGCTGGCGTACCGGCTGGCGGTGGATGACTCGCCGTACATCAAGTACATACGGTCGCACATGATCGTGCTGATTACACCGGTGGTGGAGGTGGATGGGCGCGACCGGATGGTGGACATCTACAAGTGGCACCGCGCGCACCCGACGGAGCAGTGGCCGCGGCTGGCGTACTGGGGCCACTATGTGGCGCATGACAACAACCGCGATGCGATGGGGATGACGCTGGACCTGACGCGGAACGTGCTGAACACGTATCTGGACTGGCATGCGCTGGTGCTGCATGACCTGCATGAGTCGGAGCCGTTTCTTTACGACAACACGATCGGCGACGGACCGTACAACGCGTGGGTGGACCCGATGCTTGCCGATGAGTGGGCGGAGATTGGCTGGAACAACGTGGCGCAGATGCAGAGCCTCGGAATGCCGGGTGTGTACACGCACGGCGACTTCGATACGTGGAGCCCGGGCTATCTGATGTTCCTGGCGGCGATGCACAACGGCATCAGCCGGCTGTATGAGACGTTCGGCAATGGCGGGGCGGACACGGAGAAGCGCATCCTGTCGCCGGAGGAGTATTCGCGCACGTGGTACCGGCAGAACCCGCCGTATCCGGTGGTGATGTGGTCGCAGCGGGACAATAACAACTATGAAGAGACGGCGCTGCTGACGACACTGAACTATTTTGCGCAGCACTCGCGGCACTTTGTGGAGGACTACTACATCAAGAGCAAGCGGAGCGTTGAGAAGCCGACGCTGGATGGCCCGGCCGCATACGTGCTGCCTGCGAACGTCGCCGAGGCGAACCGCCAACTGCAACTGCTGGAAGTGATGAAACGGCAGCATGTAGAGGTGCAGCAGTTGAGCGAGGCGACGACGGTGACTCTGCCGGCGGCGAAGCGTGGCGAAAAGCCGACGACCGAGACAGTGCCTGCGGGTAGCTACGTGGTGCGCATGGATCAGCCGTATGCACGTGCAGCAGACGCTCTGCTGGACCGGCAGTACTGGGCGCCGGATGATCCGCAGAAGCATCCCTATGACGACACGGGGTGGTGCTTCAGCGAGCTGTTCAACCTGCATGTGCTGCGGGTAACGGATGCGAAGATGCTGGATGCGAAGATGAGCCTTGTGGCCGAGCCGAAGGTGGCGGATGTCGCAGGCGCGGGGCCAGTGCTGGCGATCGATAACACGACGCAGGTGTCTTTGCTGGGGCTGGTGTACAAGCTGAAGGGCACGAAGATCGCTGTTGCTGAGAAGGGGTTTGAGGCGGATGGGAAGCATTTTAATGCGGGATCGCTGCTCATGGATGCTAGCGATGATGCTGAGAAGACGATGCGTCAGTTGCAGCTGACGGGTGTGCGCTTGGCGGCGATGCCGACGGTGGCGACGCATCCTGCGGTGACTCCACGGATTGCGTTTATGCATACGTGGCAAGGGACGCAGACCGAGGGCTGGTGGCGCTATGCGTTCGATCATGTCGGTGTGCCTTATGACTACATGAGCACGCAGACGGTGGCGAAGATGGATGACCTGCGGGCGAAGTATGACGTGATTGTGTTTGCGCCGGTGGGCCGGTCGTCGTTCGACAGCATTGTGAACGGGATGCCGAAGTATGGCAATGCGCTGCCGTGGGAGAAGACGGCGCTGACACCGAACCTGGGCAGGCTGGACTCGACTGCGGACATGCGTGATGGACTGGGGTATGACGGGCTGGCGCATCTGAGGGCGTTTGTGGAGAAGGGCGGGCTGCTGATTACATGCGAGGACACAGCGCGGTTCGCTGTTGAAGCGGGGCTGGCACCGGGTGTAACAGTGGCTCCGGCGGGGCAGACGCGTGTGGTGGGGTCGGTGTTGAATACAGTGTTTGTGAGCTCGCAGAGTCCGGTGGCGTGGGGCTATGGGGTGAGCGTGCCGGTGATGAGCGCGGAAGGAATGGCGTTCAATGTGAGCAATACGGTGGGAGGTGGCGGTGGGCGCGTGCTGATGGACCCCTATGCGCGGCGGCCGACAGGGCGCGGCAGTGTGGATGACAGCGATACGGTGCAGGGACGCAAGGCTGTGGAGCCGGAGCGGCTGGTGAAACAGAAGCCGTGGGAACCGCGTCCGTTGAATGAGGACCAGATGCGCAACAACCCGAGTGTGATTCCGGTGGCGATGCGACCGGAGGTGGTGCTGCGGTTTGCAGATGCGAAGTCGCTGCTGGGGTCGGGGCTGCTGGAGCATGGGGAGGCGATTGCGGAGCATGCTGTTGTGGTGGATGCCCATGTTGGCGAGGGCAATGTGCTGCTGTTTGGGAACAACCCGGTGTATCGCGGGGAGACGGTGGGGAGCTATCCGCTGGTGTTCAATGCGATTTTGAATTTTGGGCATCTGGAGAGGTCTGCGGCGGCGAAGTAG
- a CDS encoding TonB-dependent receptor yields the protein MRRICGLVFLIAMVFAGQAFGQNANTSLRGMVKDPSGAVIPRATITLVNKAAGQTLKATSGSSGDYQLPQLPPATYTITVTAPGFGSQTKIAELLVDQPATINFALSVGGSNEVVDVSAAAQTLNTSDASLGDAKSNALIQALPSETRNVPDLLSLQPGVLSFPPPSNPALADSRSGAVNGGRSDQGNITLDGIDDNDQVRGLAFLGVLRETQDSVEEFRVTTGNANADQGRSSGAQVSLITKSGTNHFHGAAYEYFRPTNTVSNDFFNKNSQLGSGEENRPPKLIRNTFGADVGGPIIKDKLFFFANYEGQRKAESAIVSRDVPTALYQKGTISYTGDTLDGNGNPTGDTETDTITPAQLAMIDASCAVCNTAAYSPGPGVNPNILSYFASLPAANTNNPGLYGDGINIANYTFASPNPSTLNTTIVKIDYIPSSKHHIFGRGNLQKDTTGDVEQFPGEGPSDTLVDNTKGMTFGDTWTINSHLVNDIRYGYIRQGYGQSGVGSGDYVDVRYISAPTAETRSTIASVPVNNIVDNLSWSKGKHNLEFGVNWRLIHQNRTSDVNSYNSASTNPQWLSTTAPPQPDSIGLNPVDGNFSSSYNIAYANLVGTVPSVTNQYNYQVTSPAGGALLADGTPISRHFSANEFEGFVQDQWQVMPTLTITAGIRYTVLQTPWETHGQEVTPTIDTDTWFKAREASALQGVVNEPDLSFAPAGKYYGRPGFYPKNKNNFAPRIAIAWAPNSKTSVRTGFGIYFDHFGEALVNIFDQNGEFGLSSSVTNPAGVYDTESSPRFTGRRNFPFTNGAGAAQTTFPYTYPEGSEQISWGIDNKLKTPYTEAFDLSVQRVLPGGLTLEAAYVGRLGRHLLSQQDLAEPVDYVDPQGGGDYYTAGTALSKIANANGDDASANVAPIPYWEHLFPFLANTDYNGESATQAFYSDEWAPNMEYLGATTALSDVDYGCAFDFGYYNCPAGYQSKFWQPQFDSLFSLTTIGMSYYNALEVSLHHPMSHGLQGDVSYTFSKSIDFSSDAERATSFSSGVATSGAIIQNTWKPYLNRGVSDFDSKSLITADYVYALPIGRGKAVWNGASRLADEVVGGWQLSGIFRYSSGLPFSLYEPGYTTNWTWGGYGVITDKSQVKVHKHLDSSGNPVFFDNASAISGGAYNGSPVRVPYPGEAGMRNPLRGDGYIDLDSGLAKSWKVSDWGALKFTWEVYNVTNTNRFDPQSIATTLTYTIGTAGSLLTQSRRMQFSMRYDF from the coding sequence ATGCGACGCATTTGTGGACTCGTATTTCTTATTGCCATGGTGTTTGCAGGCCAGGCGTTCGGCCAGAACGCGAACACCTCACTGCGTGGGATGGTGAAGGACCCGTCGGGTGCGGTCATTCCGAGAGCTACGATCACGCTAGTAAACAAGGCTGCGGGCCAGACGCTGAAGGCGACGTCGGGCTCAAGCGGTGATTATCAATTGCCACAATTGCCGCCGGCGACGTACACAATCACGGTGACGGCGCCAGGTTTTGGCAGCCAGACCAAGATCGCTGAACTGCTGGTGGACCAGCCGGCGACGATCAACTTCGCCCTGTCTGTGGGCGGCAGCAATGAGGTGGTGGACGTGAGCGCCGCCGCGCAGACGCTGAATACGAGCGACGCGTCGCTAGGTGACGCGAAGAGTAATGCATTGATCCAGGCGCTGCCGAGCGAGACGCGAAACGTGCCGGACCTTCTATCGCTGCAGCCGGGCGTCCTGTCGTTTCCTCCTCCCAGCAATCCGGCGTTGGCAGACAGCCGGAGCGGTGCGGTGAACGGTGGCCGTTCCGACCAGGGAAACATTACCCTCGATGGCATTGATGACAACGACCAGGTACGCGGTCTCGCCTTTTTGGGAGTGCTGCGAGAGACGCAGGATTCGGTTGAAGAGTTCCGCGTAACGACGGGGAATGCAAATGCGGACCAGGGGCGTTCTTCGGGCGCACAGGTCTCACTGATAACAAAGTCAGGCACGAACCACTTTCATGGTGCGGCGTATGAGTACTTCCGGCCGACGAACACGGTGTCGAACGACTTCTTCAACAAGAACAGCCAACTTGGCTCGGGAGAGGAAAACCGGCCACCGAAGCTGATCCGCAATACGTTCGGCGCGGATGTGGGTGGCCCGATCATCAAGGACAAGTTGTTCTTCTTTGCCAACTACGAGGGACAGCGGAAGGCGGAGAGCGCCATCGTAAGCCGCGACGTGCCCACGGCGCTTTACCAAAAGGGAACGATCAGCTATACGGGCGATACCCTGGATGGCAACGGCAACCCAACGGGCGACACCGAAACCGATACCATCACGCCCGCGCAGCTTGCGATGATCGATGCGTCGTGCGCGGTCTGCAATACGGCGGCATATAGTCCGGGACCGGGTGTGAACCCCAATATCCTTAGCTATTTTGCGAGCCTTCCGGCTGCCAATACGAATAACCCTGGCCTGTACGGTGACGGGATCAACATTGCGAACTACACATTTGCTTCGCCGAATCCCAGTACGCTCAATACGACGATCGTGAAGATCGACTACATACCGTCCTCGAAACACCACATTTTTGGCCGCGGCAACCTGCAGAAGGACACGACCGGTGACGTGGAACAGTTCCCGGGGGAGGGCCCTTCGGACACGCTGGTCGACAACACCAAGGGCATGACGTTTGGAGATACCTGGACGATCAATTCTCACCTTGTAAACGACATCCGTTATGGCTACATCCGGCAGGGGTATGGGCAGTCAGGTGTGGGGTCGGGTGATTACGTGGACGTCCGTTACATCTCGGCTCCAACGGCGGAGACGCGCAGCACGATTGCGAGCGTGCCGGTGAACAATATTGTCGATAACCTTAGCTGGAGTAAAGGGAAGCACAATCTCGAGTTCGGCGTGAACTGGCGGTTGATCCATCAGAACCGTACATCGGATGTGAATTCCTACAATTCAGCATCGACCAATCCGCAGTGGCTCTCAACCACTGCGCCCCCTCAGCCTGATTCGATCGGACTGAATCCTGTGGATGGAAATTTTTCTTCTTCATATAATATTGCGTACGCCAACTTGGTGGGCACAGTGCCTTCTGTTACCAATCAATACAATTACCAGGTGACGAGCCCCGCAGGCGGCGCGCTGCTGGCGGACGGAACGCCGATCTCACGCCACTTCAGCGCCAACGAGTTTGAGGGGTTCGTGCAGGACCAGTGGCAGGTGATGCCGACCCTTACGATTACGGCCGGCATCCGGTACACGGTGCTTCAAACGCCATGGGAGACGCATGGTCAAGAAGTCACGCCCACGATCGATACCGATACATGGTTCAAGGCGCGTGAAGCTTCGGCCCTGCAAGGGGTTGTGAATGAGCCAGACTTATCGTTTGCGCCCGCCGGCAAGTATTATGGGCGTCCTGGCTTTTATCCGAAGAACAAGAATAATTTTGCTCCGCGCATAGCGATTGCGTGGGCACCAAATTCCAAGACATCGGTGCGTACCGGGTTTGGCATTTACTTCGATCATTTTGGCGAGGCGCTGGTCAACATCTTCGACCAGAACGGAGAGTTCGGATTGTCCTCGTCGGTGACGAATCCGGCAGGCGTTTACGATACGGAGTCGTCACCGAGGTTTACAGGGCGCCGCAACTTCCCATTCACGAACGGCGCAGGCGCGGCGCAGACGACGTTCCCCTATACCTATCCTGAAGGAAGTGAGCAGATCTCCTGGGGCATCGACAATAAGCTCAAGACGCCGTATACCGAGGCGTTCGACCTTTCGGTGCAGAGGGTTTTGCCGGGTGGGCTCACGCTGGAGGCGGCGTACGTCGGACGGCTGGGGCGGCATCTGTTGAGCCAGCAAGATCTGGCTGAGCCGGTCGACTATGTCGATCCGCAGGGCGGTGGGGATTACTACACGGCGGGCACTGCGCTCTCGAAGATTGCCAATGCGAACGGTGACGATGCGAGCGCGAATGTGGCGCCCATTCCTTACTGGGAGCACCTGTTCCCGTTCCTCGCGAATACGGACTATAACGGCGAGAGCGCGACGCAGGCTTTCTATTCAGATGAATGGGCGCCGAATATGGAGTATCTCGGAGCGACGACCGCGCTTTCGGATGTCGATTATGGCTGCGCTTTCGATTTTGGATATTACAACTGCCCTGCCGGTTATCAGTCGAAGTTCTGGCAGCCGCAGTTCGACAGCCTCTTCTCACTGACGACGATCGGGATGAGTTACTACAACGCCCTTGAGGTCTCGCTGCATCATCCGATGAGCCATGGGCTGCAGGGCGATGTGAGTTATACCTTCTCCAAGTCAATCGACTTCAGCTCGGACGCCGAGCGTGCGACGTCGTTTTCGAGCGGTGTTGCTACCAGCGGAGCCATTATTCAAAATACCTGGAAGCCGTATCTGAACCGTGGAGTTTCCGACTTCGACAGCAAGAGCCTGATTACTGCCGACTATGTGTATGCTCTGCCAATCGGCCGTGGCAAAGCGGTGTGGAACGGAGCGAGCCGGCTGGCGGATGAAGTTGTCGGAGGATGGCAGCTTTCGGGCATCTTCCGTTACTCGTCTGGATTGCCGTTCTCGCTTTACGAGCCCGGATATACGACGAACTGGACCTGGGGCGGCTATGGTGTCATCACCGATAAGAGCCAGGTGAAGGTGCATAAGCATCTGGATAGTTCCGGCAATCCGGTGTTCTTCGACAATGCTTCGGCGATCAGCGGCGGCGCCTACAACGGATCTCCGGTGCGCGTGCCGTATCCGGGTGAGGCGGGGATGCGCAATCCACTACGCGGCGACGGTTATATCGATCTCGACTCCGGATTGGCGAAGAGCTGGAAGGTATCGGACTGGGGGGCGCTGAAGTTCACGTGGGAGGTCTACAACGTGACGAACACAAACCGGTTCGATCCGCAGAGCATTGCCACAACGCTGACGTACACCATAGGAACGGCGGGCTCGCTGCTGACGCAGTCTCGGCGTATGCAGTTCTCGATGCGGTACGACTTCTAG
- a CDS encoding prolyl oligopeptidase family serine peptidase, with the protein MRTFLCAVVVAVPLIVQAQTKPAITLDEFFNATDVSSARISPDGAAVVVGVNAPDWKGNQFTDDLWVWTRQSGKLVPLTHGGRDTAPAWSPDGRAVAFLSDRTLPGDDDKNPTTRVWVVSASGGEAMPAYREALDAHSFAWCADGTKLIAAVTEPLSKEAQDAHDEEWKDVIRWREQERGDVLLALPVTRVLSPSTVPAMMHPEDKAAHDKPEYPAGSTVLARSAFTVNEVVPSPSGKWIAFETGPVSQRLEDPADTEMYLVAAEGGKPKRLTKNEALESQLQWTPDGTHIDFLVQAAGGAVEGPYRDVQGRLYSLDVATEKVTRLGGEFAGSWSDPAVTEDGTVLATGSTGIEQAIYRVEGSSATKVVTEPGHYSKPDAALHAKAVLFVHSRINVPAQVFVADDVAGLGGAKAVTAFNPVFAERVQVPWKPYKWKSTDGTEVEGVLLYPPGKMGAKHLRMLTLIHGGPADADGDHFGADWYDWATYAASHGWLVFRPNYRGSSGYGDAFMLGIEPHIVSAPGRDILSGVDALVKDGIADPDRLAIGGYSYGGYMTNWLITQTTRFKAAVTGAGAVEHAANWGNDDLTYDDAWYLSGTPWEKPELYESEAALFQLNKVKTPTHIVGGDADDRVSYFEDVLLERGLQRLGVPHELLVFPGENHPLDKNPWHGYIKVREEMKWLDKYDPKE; encoded by the coding sequence ATGAGAACGTTCCTTTGTGCTGTTGTGGTTGCTGTTCCTTTGATCGTCCAGGCGCAGACGAAACCGGCGATTACGCTGGATGAGTTTTTCAATGCGACGGATGTCAGCTCGGCGCGGATTTCGCCGGACGGGGCGGCGGTGGTGGTGGGGGTGAATGCTCCGGACTGGAAGGGGAACCAGTTTACGGACGATCTTTGGGTGTGGACGCGGCAGAGCGGAAAGCTGGTTCCGTTGACGCATGGAGGGCGTGACACCGCGCCCGCGTGGTCTCCGGATGGGAGGGCGGTGGCGTTCCTATCCGACAGAACGCTGCCGGGGGACGATGACAAGAACCCGACGACGCGGGTGTGGGTGGTGTCGGCGAGTGGCGGGGAGGCGATGCCAGCGTATCGCGAGGCGCTGGATGCGCATAGCTTTGCGTGGTGCGCGGATGGCACGAAGCTGATTGCTGCGGTGACGGAGCCGCTGTCGAAAGAGGCGCAGGATGCCCATGACGAGGAGTGGAAGGATGTGATCCGCTGGCGCGAGCAAGAGCGTGGCGATGTGCTGCTGGCGCTGCCGGTGACGCGGGTGTTGAGCCCGAGCACGGTGCCGGCGATGATGCATCCAGAGGACAAGGCCGCGCATGACAAGCCGGAGTATCCGGCAGGGAGTACGGTGCTGGCGCGCAGCGCGTTCACGGTGAATGAGGTCGTGCCGTCGCCTTCGGGGAAGTGGATTGCGTTTGAGACAGGGCCGGTGTCGCAGCGGCTGGAAGACCCGGCGGATACGGAGATGTACCTGGTGGCTGCCGAGGGTGGGAAGCCGAAGCGACTGACCAAGAATGAAGCGCTGGAGAGCCAGCTGCAGTGGACTCCGGATGGGACGCATATCGACTTTCTGGTGCAGGCGGCGGGCGGGGCGGTGGAAGGGCCGTATCGGGATGTGCAGGGGCGGTTGTACTCGCTGGATGTGGCGACGGAGAAGGTGACGCGGCTGGGTGGTGAGTTTGCGGGGTCGTGGAGTGACCCGGCCGTGACGGAAGATGGCACGGTGCTGGCGACAGGATCGACGGGGATTGAGCAGGCGATCTATCGCGTGGAGGGGAGCTCGGCGACGAAGGTGGTGACGGAGCCGGGGCACTACAGCAAGCCGGATGCTGCGCTGCATGCGAAGGCGGTGCTGTTTGTGCACTCGCGGATCAATGTGCCGGCGCAGGTGTTTGTGGCTGACGATGTCGCCGGTTTGGGTGGCGCGAAGGCTGTGACGGCGTTCAATCCGGTGTTTGCGGAGCGGGTGCAGGTGCCGTGGAAGCCGTACAAGTGGAAGAGCACTGATGGGACCGAGGTGGAGGGCGTGCTGCTGTATCCGCCGGGGAAGATGGGAGCGAAACATCTGCGGATGCTGACGCTGATCCATGGCGGGCCGGCGGATGCGGATGGCGACCACTTTGGCGCGGACTGGTATGACTGGGCGACGTATGCAGCGTCGCATGGATGGCTGGTGTTTCGGCCGAACTATCGCGGGTCGAGCGGGTATGGAGATGCGTTCATGCTGGGGATTGAGCCGCATATCGTTTCGGCGCCAGGGCGGGACATTTTGAGCGGAGTGGATGCGTTGGTGAAGGATGGCATCGCCGATCCGGACAGGTTGGCGATCGGCGGGTACAGCTATGGCGGGTACATGACGAACTGGCTGATTACGCAGACGACTCGGTTCAAAGCTGCCGTGACGGGTGCGGGTGCGGTGGAACATGCCGCGAACTGGGGCAATGACGATTTGACCTATGATGACGCGTGGTATCTGAGCGGAACTCCGTGGGAGAAGCCAGAGCTGTATGAGAGTGAGGCAGCGCTGTTTCAGCTGAACAAGGTGAAGACGCCGACGCATATTGTGGGCGGCGATGCGGATGATCGCGTGAGCTACTTTGAGGATGTGCTGCTGGAGCGCGGGCTGCAGCGGCTGGGGGTTCCGCATGAGTTGCTGGTGTTTCCGGGGGAGAACCATCCGCTGGACAAGAACCCCTGGCATGGATACATCAAGGTACGGGAAGAGATGAAGTGGCTGGATAAGTACGATCCCAAGGAGTAA
- a CDS encoding IclR family transcriptional regulator, translating into MAKTSEADAKVKAPRAGKTKTTKSYAAPALEKGLDVLELLARQPSGLTKSQLARELDRTVSEIFRMLVCLEERGYIAQLAEDRYSLTLKLFQLVQEHPPTERLLVEALPVMDHLAHVTKQSCHMGVLELGNVSILAQVNPPTRIGFYVKLGSTVDIMDSASGYVILAHQSEVQLERILEEWRRETDKKAPRDLHTHLNRIRKLGYEKRASYEVKGVINISFPILNQHGWAIGALTIPHIQYSSSSLKMSDVVEELRKAAAEITEKLGGKRPEAA; encoded by the coding sequence ATGGCAAAGACAAGTGAAGCGGACGCGAAGGTGAAAGCGCCTCGCGCTGGCAAGACGAAGACAACCAAGAGTTATGCGGCCCCTGCGCTGGAAAAGGGGCTGGACGTGCTGGAGTTGCTGGCGCGGCAACCGTCGGGGTTGACGAAGAGCCAGTTGGCGCGGGAACTGGACCGCACGGTGTCCGAGATATTCCGGATGCTGGTGTGCCTGGAGGAGCGCGGGTATATTGCGCAGCTGGCGGAGGACAGGTACTCGCTGACGCTGAAGCTGTTCCAACTGGTGCAGGAGCATCCGCCTACAGAGCGACTGCTGGTGGAGGCGCTGCCGGTGATGGACCACTTGGCGCATGTGACGAAGCAGTCGTGCCATATGGGCGTGCTGGAACTGGGTAACGTGAGCATCCTGGCGCAGGTGAATCCGCCGACGCGGATTGGGTTTTATGTAAAGCTGGGCTCGACGGTGGACATTATGGACTCCGCCAGTGGGTATGTGATTCTTGCGCATCAGAGCGAGGTGCAGCTGGAACGGATTCTTGAGGAGTGGAGGCGTGAGACGGACAAGAAGGCGCCGCGCGATCTGCACACTCACCTGAACCGCATCCGTAAGCTGGGTTACGAGAAGCGCGCGAGCTATGAGGTGAAGGGCGTGATCAACATCAGCTTCCCGATCCTCAACCAGCATGGGTGGGCGATCGGTGCGCTGACGATTCCGCATATTCAGTACAGCAGCTCGTCGTTGAAGATGAGTGATGTTGTGGAGGAGCTGCGGAAGGCCGCGGCGGAGATTACGGAGAAGCTTGGGGGCAAGCGGCCTGAGGCTGCGTAG
- a CDS encoding fumarylacetoacetate hydrolase family protein: protein MKFVTYLQHDGVTRSGLLQGDDIRPIISSAPDAVLAYIQSGASHPALETATVPLADVRLLAPLQHPPRIFGIGLNYVEHAAESKMKVQEVPTVFLKLTSSIVGPDEDVIIPPNATQPDYEAELAVVIGKPGHRIAAKDWEDHVFGYTIVNDVSARGVQLATSQWVLGKSFPTFTPMGPVIVTRDEVPDPHALDIKLTLAGEVMQNANTRDLIFKIPQLIEYLSSIVSLEAGDIISTGTPPGVGLGRTPQRWLKHDEKMVIEIERIGTLTNRACFVD from the coding sequence ATGAAGTTCGTTACCTACCTGCAGCACGATGGCGTCACCCGTAGCGGCCTTCTTCAAGGCGATGACATCCGTCCCATCATTAGCTCAGCCCCCGACGCCGTCCTCGCCTACATCCAGAGCGGCGCCAGCCATCCCGCGCTCGAAACAGCCACGGTCCCGCTCGCTGATGTCCGCCTCCTCGCACCGCTCCAGCATCCGCCGCGCATCTTCGGCATCGGCCTCAACTACGTCGAGCACGCCGCAGAATCCAAGATGAAGGTGCAGGAAGTCCCCACCGTCTTTCTCAAGCTCACCTCCTCCATCGTTGGCCCGGACGAGGACGTCATCATCCCACCCAACGCCACGCAGCCTGATTACGAAGCCGAGCTCGCCGTCGTCATCGGCAAACCCGGTCACCGCATCGCCGCCAAGGATTGGGAAGACCACGTCTTCGGCTACACCATCGTCAACGATGTCAGCGCCCGCGGCGTGCAACTCGCCACATCGCAGTGGGTCCTCGGCAAAAGCTTCCCCACCTTCACGCCCATGGGCCCGGTCATCGTCACCAGGGACGAGGTCCCCGACCCCCACGCCCTCGACATCAAGCTCACCCTCGCCGGCGAGGTCATGCAGAACGCCAACACCCGCGACCTCATCTTCAAGATCCCACAACTCATCGAGTACCTCTCCAGCATCGTCTCGCTCGAAGCCGGCGACATCATCAGCACCGGCACGCCTCCCGGCGTCGGCCTTGGCCGCACCCCGCAGCGCTGGCTCAAGCACGACGAGAAGATGGTCATCGAGATCGAGCGCATCGGCACACTCACCAACCGCGCCTGCTTCGTCGACTAA